One genomic region from Arthrobacter pigmenti encodes:
- a CDS encoding glycerate kinase, with amino-acid sequence MRILAAPDKFRGTATAAEVAEAIAMTARDLGYVAETLPMADGGEGTLEALGGPTETSLVTGPDGQTREVCWRFSEGTAVIEMARASGLALLPEGTNNPMTATSSGTGQLVAEAFGRGARTVVVTLGGSATTDGGLGAIEAIGRVPRDAELLVVCDVETRFTDAARDFGPQKGASPAQVLELTVRLELLAAHYLEKFGVDVADLPGAGAAGGLAGGLVALGGRLVRGFDYVADALELNAAIDRADLVVTGEGLMDAQSFSGKVVGGVAARARIRGVPVAAVVGSIAPGFAAPIPTCSLVEAVGLEVALTDTLAAVRKAAAVTFNAHPA; translated from the coding sequence ATGCGGATCCTGGCTGCGCCGGACAAATTTCGAGGAACTGCAACTGCGGCGGAAGTGGCAGAAGCGATAGCCATGACGGCCCGGGATCTGGGTTATGTGGCCGAAACACTGCCGATGGCGGACGGGGGCGAAGGCACGCTTGAGGCTTTAGGTGGGCCAACGGAAACCTCGCTGGTGACGGGTCCCGACGGTCAGACGAGGGAAGTGTGCTGGCGGTTCTCGGAGGGCACGGCCGTCATTGAGATGGCGCGGGCGTCCGGGCTTGCGCTGTTACCCGAGGGAACCAATAATCCGATGACGGCCACCTCCTCCGGCACTGGGCAACTCGTTGCAGAAGCGTTTGGCAGGGGTGCCCGGACCGTGGTCGTTACCCTTGGCGGCTCTGCCACAACAGATGGTGGCCTCGGTGCGATCGAGGCGATTGGGCGCGTCCCCCGGGACGCCGAGCTTCTCGTCGTGTGCGACGTTGAGACCCGGTTCACCGATGCCGCACGCGACTTTGGCCCGCAGAAAGGGGCATCACCGGCCCAAGTTCTCGAACTGACCGTCCGGCTGGAACTCCTTGCGGCCCACTATCTGGAGAAGTTTGGCGTGGACGTGGCAGACTTACCCGGCGCCGGTGCAGCAGGAGGCCTTGCCGGCGGCCTTGTTGCTCTGGGAGGCCGCCTGGTTCGCGGTTTTGACTATGTCGCAGATGCTTTGGAACTGAATGCCGCAATTGACAGGGCGGATCTTGTTGTAACGGGGGAGGGGCTCATGGACGCGCAATCCTTCTCGGGCAAGGTGGTGGGAGGCGTTGCCGCCCGCGCCCGGATTCGTGGTGTGCCGGTAGCCGCCGTCGTCGGTAGCATCGCTCCTGGGTTCGCCGCACCGATTCCAACCTGCAGTCTGGTGGAAGCCGTTGGTCTCGAGGTGGCGCTCACGGACACGCTGGCAGCGGTTCGGAAAGCTGCCGCGGTCACGTTCAATGCTCACCCTGCGTAA
- a CDS encoding zinc-binding dehydrogenase, with protein sequence MTAQSRAIVLSAFETPFEMKSFDIPEPGKNAAIVDVEYAGICGTDVHLQAGRLPIPTPVVLGHEAVGRIAALGEGLTHDVLGAPLAVGDAVAWQNSVACGRCRYCLVEQQPTLCTGSRRIYGINQSADAFPHLSGGWADSMYLQPGTTLVKLPEGITPRDVIPLGCAGPTAVHGVLYETKISFGDIVVIQGSGPVGVAAAIYAQLSGAGKVIIVGGPASRLQTTANLGVGHEHFDVMDGTSTEDRIAAVKAMTPHSQGADVVIECAGIPSAVAEGIEMVRPGGQYCVVGQYTDHGTTPINPHYITRKQLTVQGSWGFSPQHYIRYIQTLPRLLAEFDLSSILTEYPLDQANQAVADVKAGSVMKAVLRPTTAGV encoded by the coding sequence ATGACCGCTCAGAGTCGAGCAATAGTGCTTTCAGCTTTCGAAACCCCTTTCGAAATGAAGAGTTTCGACATCCCGGAACCAGGCAAGAACGCCGCCATAGTCGATGTCGAGTACGCAGGAATCTGCGGCACGGACGTTCACCTTCAGGCGGGCAGGCTACCCATTCCCACGCCGGTGGTTTTGGGCCACGAGGCCGTGGGACGCATTGCAGCCCTGGGCGAGGGTCTCACCCACGACGTACTCGGCGCCCCGCTCGCAGTGGGCGACGCCGTTGCGTGGCAGAACAGTGTGGCTTGCGGCCGCTGCAGGTACTGCCTCGTAGAACAGCAACCAACTCTGTGCACCGGCTCACGGCGCATCTACGGCATCAACCAGTCCGCCGACGCTTTCCCACACCTTTCCGGCGGCTGGGCGGACAGTATGTACCTGCAACCGGGAACCACGCTGGTGAAGCTTCCTGAGGGAATCACACCGCGTGACGTCATACCCCTCGGCTGCGCAGGGCCTACGGCCGTACACGGTGTCCTGTACGAAACGAAGATCAGCTTCGGTGACATTGTCGTGATTCAGGGCAGTGGGCCGGTGGGCGTAGCCGCCGCCATTTACGCCCAGTTGTCCGGCGCAGGGAAGGTCATCATCGTCGGTGGCCCTGCCTCACGCCTGCAAACCACCGCAAACCTTGGTGTTGGCCACGAGCACTTCGACGTCATGGACGGCACCAGCACTGAAGACCGCATCGCCGCGGTCAAGGCCATGACACCCCACAGTCAGGGTGCGGACGTCGTCATCGAGTGCGCAGGCATCCCTTCTGCGGTAGCGGAAGGGATCGAAATGGTGCGTCCGGGCGGACAGTACTGCGTGGTCGGCCAATACACCGACCACGGCACCACTCCGATCAACCCCCACTACATCACCCGCAAACAGCTGACGGTTCAGGGTTCCTGGGGCTTCTCCCCGCAGCACTACATCCGATACATCCAGACCCTTCCCCGGCTGCTCGCCGAATTCGACCTTTCCAGCATCCTGACGGAGTACCCACTGGACCAGGCAAATCAGGCGGTTGCGGATGTGAAGGCCGGGTCGGTCATGAAGGCCGTCCTGCGTCCGACAACGGCTGGTGTATGA
- a CDS encoding sulfatase family protein: MSSERRPNIVMILTDDHAAHAISSYGSLVNTTPRIDEIGEHGWRFENCFATNSLCSPSRASILTGTYSHVNGVTTLVTPIDASQPTFVSQLREAGYRTAMIGKWHMGEGPGHDPENFDYWDVVIDQGEYWNPRFLSADGLRTVEGYATDIITDLATRWVEGLDDDGPWCVLIYHKAPHRPWEPHPRHAGLYSDPLPVPATWDDDYSTRTSSARRALMRLAENLNLDDLKEPPPSGLDYEAEALWKYQRFMEDYLRCVAAVDENVGRLIDWLRARGDFDDTLLMYASDQGFFLGDHGWFDKRFMYEESLRMPFLLSYPRRLPGGQVHSGIVTNVDMAQAILDAAGVRHHPRMQGRSFWGDLTGEPDAPPAEGMYYRYWEHDDVFHHAPAHYGYRTDRYKLIFFYNDGLGQPGTGAFTYPGEWELYDLATDPEELRNVYHEAAYADIREELKQRLRAQQESLGDQPHPSEAVLEGLTR, encoded by the coding sequence ATGAGTTCCGAGCGCCGGCCGAACATTGTCATGATCCTCACCGATGATCATGCCGCCCACGCCATCAGCTCCTACGGTTCGCTGGTCAACACCACCCCGCGCATCGACGAGATCGGCGAGCACGGGTGGCGCTTTGAGAACTGCTTCGCCACGAACTCGCTGTGTTCCCCGAGCCGGGCGAGCATCCTGACGGGCACCTACAGCCACGTGAACGGTGTGACCACTCTGGTGACTCCGATTGACGCGAGCCAGCCGACCTTCGTCTCCCAGCTCAGGGAGGCCGGGTACCGGACGGCGATGATCGGCAAGTGGCATATGGGCGAAGGTCCTGGCCATGATCCGGAGAACTTTGACTACTGGGACGTGGTGATTGATCAGGGGGAGTACTGGAACCCCCGGTTCCTGTCCGCTGACGGGCTGCGGACGGTGGAGGGCTACGCTACCGACATCATCACCGACCTTGCCACGAGATGGGTGGAAGGACTCGATGATGACGGGCCCTGGTGCGTGCTGATCTACCACAAGGCACCGCACCGCCCGTGGGAGCCCCATCCCAGGCACGCCGGCCTGTACTCGGATCCGCTTCCCGTTCCCGCAACCTGGGACGACGACTATTCCACCCGCACCTCCTCAGCCCGGCGCGCCCTGATGCGCCTGGCCGAGAACCTCAACCTGGACGACCTCAAGGAGCCGCCGCCATCCGGACTCGACTATGAGGCGGAGGCCCTCTGGAAGTACCAGCGCTTCATGGAGGACTACCTGCGGTGCGTGGCCGCCGTGGACGAGAACGTGGGCCGGTTGATCGACTGGCTCCGAGCCAGAGGCGACTTCGATGACACTCTGCTGATGTACGCGTCGGACCAGGGATTCTTCCTCGGCGACCACGGATGGTTCGACAAACGGTTCATGTATGAGGAATCGCTTCGGATGCCATTCCTGCTCAGCTATCCGCGCCGCCTTCCGGGCGGCCAGGTGCACAGCGGAATCGTGACGAACGTCGATATGGCGCAGGCTATTCTCGATGCTGCCGGGGTCAGGCACCATCCGCGGATGCAGGGCCGGAGTTTTTGGGGAGATCTTACTGGTGAGCCGGACGCGCCTCCGGCGGAGGGCATGTACTACCGCTATTGGGAGCACGACGACGTTTTCCACCACGCGCCGGCGCACTACGGCTACCGGACGGACCGCTACAAGCTCATCTTTTTCTATAACGACGGCCTTGGGCAGCCTGGAACCGGTGCGTTCACCTATCCGGGCGAGTGGGAGCTCTATGATCTTGCAACGGACCCTGAAGAACTTCGAAACGTCTATCACGAAGCGGCATATGCGGACATCCGCGAGGAACTCAAGCAACGTTTGCGCGCACAGCAGGAGAGCTTGGGCGATCAACCGCATCCCTCGGAGGCTGTATTGGAAGGACTCACCAGATGA
- a CDS encoding maleylpyruvate isomerase family mycothiol-dependent enzyme has translation MTTQTATVGTRENPRRIVLERVTAMRLARDEYARVADAVVGLAPEQWSLPTDCPKWDVRELVAHICGMAAMAATPWETNRQLKAADKEVARTGVAQIDALTGLQVSERASKTPEELTAEMRSVGPKAARGRRLTPFFIRNRRLPEEQSMDGVSEWWTIGYLLDVVLTRDPWMHRIDLSRATGNELVLTADHDGVIVDDVVREWASRHGKPYRLTLTGPAGGTWSTDDDGEHLELDAIEFCRILSGRAPGEGLLKTKVPF, from the coding sequence ATGACTACCCAAACCGCCACGGTTGGCACCCGTGAAAACCCGCGCCGCATCGTCCTGGAACGAGTCACCGCCATGCGGCTGGCACGCGACGAATACGCCCGGGTGGCCGACGCCGTCGTCGGACTCGCACCAGAACAGTGGAGCCTGCCCACGGACTGTCCCAAGTGGGATGTCCGCGAGCTGGTCGCCCACATCTGCGGCATGGCCGCGATGGCCGCAACGCCCTGGGAGACCAACCGGCAGCTCAAGGCGGCAGACAAGGAAGTGGCGCGCACCGGGGTCGCGCAGATCGATGCGCTGACCGGACTGCAGGTATCCGAGCGCGCCAGCAAGACGCCGGAGGAGCTCACCGCCGAAATGCGCTCGGTCGGACCGAAAGCTGCCCGCGGCCGACGCCTTACGCCGTTCTTCATCCGAAACCGGCGCCTGCCGGAAGAGCAGTCCATGGACGGGGTGAGCGAATGGTGGACGATCGGCTACCTGCTGGACGTTGTCCTCACCCGCGACCCGTGGATGCACCGAATCGATCTGAGCCGCGCCACCGGCAACGAGTTGGTTCTCACTGCAGATCACGATGGCGTGATTGTCGACGACGTGGTCCGCGAGTGGGCGAGCCGGCACGGAAAGCCCTACCGGCTGACGCTCACCGGCCCGGCCGGCGGCACCTGGAGCACGGACGACGACGGCGAGCACCTCGAGCTCGACGCGATCGAATTCTGCCGGATTCTCTCCGGTCGGGCGCCCGGGGAGGGGCTACTTAAGACGAAGGTTCCGTTCTAG
- a CDS encoding tartrate dehydrogenase yields MTRTYVIDSIPGDGIGVDVTDVAMQCVDALAERHGFTVQWRIRDWNSDLYRKTGRMMPVDGIEQLSDGDGIYLGAVGTPDVPDDVTLWGLLIPIRREFDQYINLRPMRLLSGVVGAMPGIEELDIVVVRENVEGEYSQIGGRFGSGTDGEFAVQESVFTRKGVARAARYAADLAAERDGRLVSATKSNGIIHTMPFWDEVVAETVKEVPGVVVDKVLIDALAARLVMKPTSVRTIVASNLFGDILSDLVAGVAGSIGIAPSANLNPERRYPSMFEPVHGSAPDIAGKGIANPVGALWAAAMMLDHLGEKDASKSLTSAFEAALADGIATSDLKGSATTAEYAAEVLSRLKEPAGPQVPEAIDAAPNRAHNPNRVRKSYSR; encoded by the coding sequence ATGACCCGCACGTATGTCATCGACTCAATTCCCGGCGACGGCATCGGCGTCGATGTCACCGACGTGGCGATGCAGTGCGTCGACGCCCTCGCCGAACGTCACGGCTTCACGGTGCAGTGGCGCATCCGCGACTGGAACAGCGACCTGTACCGGAAGACCGGCCGCATGATGCCGGTGGACGGGATCGAACAGCTCAGTGACGGTGACGGGATCTACCTCGGTGCGGTCGGAACGCCGGACGTGCCGGACGACGTCACTCTCTGGGGTCTGCTCATCCCCATCCGCCGCGAGTTCGACCAGTACATCAACCTCCGACCCATGCGGCTGCTGTCCGGCGTGGTCGGCGCCATGCCGGGCATCGAAGAGCTGGACATCGTGGTGGTGCGGGAGAACGTCGAGGGGGAGTACTCGCAAATCGGCGGCAGGTTTGGGTCCGGAACAGACGGCGAGTTTGCCGTCCAGGAGAGCGTCTTCACCCGGAAGGGCGTCGCCCGGGCCGCCCGCTACGCCGCTGACCTGGCGGCAGAACGCGACGGGCGGCTCGTCTCGGCGACCAAATCCAACGGCATCATCCACACCATGCCGTTCTGGGACGAGGTGGTGGCGGAGACCGTGAAGGAAGTTCCCGGCGTCGTCGTCGACAAGGTACTCATCGACGCACTGGCGGCGCGGCTGGTCATGAAACCGACCAGCGTGCGGACCATCGTTGCGTCGAACCTCTTCGGGGACATCCTCTCGGACCTGGTGGCGGGTGTCGCTGGATCCATCGGTATTGCCCCGAGCGCCAACCTGAACCCGGAACGCAGGTATCCGTCCATGTTTGAGCCGGTGCACGGCTCGGCGCCGGACATCGCCGGAAAGGGCATCGCCAACCCGGTTGGTGCGCTGTGGGCGGCGGCGATGATGCTCGACCACCTCGGCGAGAAGGATGCATCGAAGTCCCTGACAAGCGCCTTCGAAGCCGCGCTCGCGGACGGTATTGCCACGTCGGATCTGAAGGGCTCGGCCACCACCGCTGAGTACGCGGCAGAGGTGTTGTCCCGGCTGAAGGAACCTGCTGGTCCGCAAGTGCCGGAAGCTATTGACGCCGCACCCAACCGAGCGCATAATCCTAACCGTGTTAGGAAATCCTACTCGCGATAG
- a CDS encoding family 43 glycosylhydrolase encodes MNGQRKAAGLAAAALSTALVAGGLWMSPVAGAPAKEPLAPASASTYTNPVTEGTVDTFPDPAMIRGKDGYWYAYGTTNPIFNSQGAPGENVLPILRSADMTQWEYVGDVYTRENQPDWWPRNVRPWAPDVRYLDGQYYFTYSLSSGGVGLATSDTPVGPWTDRNFIVPPNNNGCQSFAIDQAVFTDSDGTHYMVWGSYDRICISAMNDDASELVGEVTTIGQGRRMEGGFMVQRDGYYYLFYSDAGCCDGAFSGYTVKVGRSESPTGPFVDDRGVDLMELGSKAGFVLGANGNRWVGPGHNAIQTDVSGQDWMVYHGIPTEDPEFGVVQNAPTNLSKRPMMIDRLDWIDGWPVVRAGAGPSEGPETAPVTEWQVGSDFNDGSLAGWKKPGSNWSVEQVPDALGVLTNGSTAPSVLESSERLRGDLRVEADVRLTGGDDDGGTSGSAGVALRSPGANTDIEAVIDRAASELVLTSSGHGGDRVASAPLPENFDYTQWHLLALEVRGDQATVEVSADGLGDPLGVVELDLPKRSQAPASVAAISSGTAAQWNHLGAAALYEPVTERVPDPEVGSLLSEFSDEFSGEGRPEAADPAWSWVRGGASQATLAEGQLSWPSQNADLFGGTNSASVLLRDAPEGDFIVETKVDFRPTTGNQQAGIVLYENDNSYLKLMHTKLPLARVPNTFLDVTEFGKEAARPGTTPPTAVANGPMFGAMPADITWLRLAYHFDEENQEHDVRMASSTDGETWSWGSSWSLPATGEIRIGLLSMNRSGATAEFDYVRTYGAE; translated from the coding sequence ATGAACGGTCAACGTAAGGCTGCCGGTTTGGCAGCAGCAGCACTCAGTACCGCACTGGTTGCGGGCGGTTTATGGATGAGCCCGGTGGCAGGTGCGCCGGCTAAGGAACCTCTGGCCCCTGCGAGCGCTTCCACCTATACGAACCCGGTGACGGAGGGCACGGTGGACACGTTCCCCGATCCCGCCATGATCCGCGGTAAGGACGGGTACTGGTACGCCTATGGCACCACCAATCCCATTTTCAACAGCCAGGGTGCGCCCGGGGAGAATGTGCTGCCGATCCTTCGCTCGGCGGACATGACCCAGTGGGAGTATGTGGGCGATGTGTATACGCGGGAGAACCAGCCCGACTGGTGGCCCCGCAACGTTCGCCCCTGGGCCCCTGACGTTAGGTACCTGGACGGCCAGTACTACTTCACCTACAGCTTATCCTCCGGCGGCGTGGGGCTTGCGACGTCGGACACCCCGGTGGGCCCGTGGACGGACCGCAACTTCATTGTTCCGCCCAATAACAACGGCTGCCAGAGCTTCGCCATTGACCAGGCGGTGTTCACGGATTCCGACGGAACGCACTACATGGTGTGGGGAAGCTATGACCGCATCTGTATCTCAGCGATGAACGACGACGCCAGCGAGCTGGTGGGCGAGGTCACCACGATTGGCCAGGGCCGGCGCATGGAGGGCGGCTTCATGGTCCAGCGGGACGGGTACTACTACCTGTTCTACTCGGATGCCGGTTGTTGTGACGGTGCGTTCAGTGGCTACACGGTGAAGGTTGGCCGCAGCGAGAGTCCCACGGGACCGTTCGTGGACGACCGCGGGGTGGATCTGATGGAGCTTGGGAGCAAGGCCGGTTTTGTTCTCGGCGCCAACGGGAACCGGTGGGTGGGCCCCGGCCACAACGCCATCCAGACGGATGTGAGCGGCCAGGACTGGATGGTCTACCACGGCATTCCCACCGAGGATCCTGAGTTCGGTGTGGTGCAGAATGCACCGACCAACCTTTCGAAGCGTCCCATGATGATCGACCGGTTGGACTGGATTGATGGCTGGCCGGTGGTCCGTGCGGGCGCCGGCCCATCGGAGGGTCCCGAGACCGCCCCGGTGACCGAGTGGCAGGTGGGGTCCGACTTCAACGATGGTTCCCTGGCCGGTTGGAAGAAGCCGGGTAGCAACTGGTCCGTTGAGCAGGTGCCGGACGCACTCGGCGTCCTCACCAATGGCTCCACCGCCCCTTCCGTGCTGGAGAGCAGTGAACGCCTCCGAGGCGACCTTCGGGTGGAAGCGGATGTGCGGTTGACCGGCGGGGACGACGACGGCGGCACCAGTGGAAGCGCGGGCGTCGCCCTCCGCTCGCCCGGCGCCAACACTGACATCGAAGCGGTAATCGACCGCGCGGCGTCGGAACTGGTGTTGACCAGCTCCGGGCACGGCGGCGACCGGGTTGCCTCAGCTCCGCTTCCGGAGAACTTTGACTACACCCAGTGGCACCTTCTTGCCCTCGAAGTACGGGGTGACCAGGCAACGGTCGAGGTCTCGGCGGACGGCCTCGGCGATCCACTGGGTGTTGTGGAACTGGACTTGCCGAAGCGTTCGCAGGCACCGGCGTCGGTTGCTGCGATTTCCTCCGGTACTGCTGCTCAGTGGAACCATCTGGGGGCGGCAGCCCTGTATGAACCGGTCACCGAGCGGGTCCCGGACCCGGAGGTGGGCAGCCTGCTGTCGGAGTTCTCCGATGAGTTCAGCGGAGAAGGCCGACCGGAAGCGGCTGACCCGGCCTGGTCATGGGTGCGCGGCGGTGCTTCGCAGGCAACACTCGCGGAAGGGCAGTTGAGCTGGCCGTCGCAGAACGCGGACCTGTTTGGGGGCACAAACTCGGCGTCTGTCCTGCTGCGGGATGCACCGGAAGGTGACTTCATCGTGGAGACGAAGGTCGATTTCCGTCCGACGACCGGCAACCAGCAGGCCGGCATTGTCCTGTATGAGAACGACAACAGTTACCTGAAGCTGATGCACACTAAACTGCCGCTGGCCCGGGTACCGAACACGTTCCTCGATGTCACCGAGTTCGGCAAGGAGGCAGCGCGTCCGGGCACTACACCACCCACGGCAGTTGCCAACGGGCCGATGTTCGGTGCCATGCCGGCTGACATCACCTGGCTGCGGCTGGCGTACCACTTCGATGAGGAGAACCAGGAGCACGATGTGCGAATGGCATCGAGCACCGACGGTGAAACCTGGTCCTGGGGTTCAAGCTGGTCCCTCCCGGCGACCGGCGAGATCCGCATTGGACTCTTGTCGATGAACCGGTCCGGAGCAACTGCGGAGTTCGACTACGTTCGTACCTACGGCGCCGAATGA
- a CDS encoding formylglycine-generating enzyme family protein has protein sequence MSEAPVVELDAGSFLMGSDDFYPEEGPMHEVEVAPFAIDRYAVTNREFAQFVEETCYVTVAERAPDPEQFPGADPAVLVPGSLVFTPTAGPVDLRDWRQWWSWRPGASWRHPFGPGSNIEGKMEHPVVQVSFEDATTYAGWAGKRLPTEKEWEYAARGGIRSAVYAWGDEPNEPPGLKANTWQGHFPYRNHGANGWVGTAPVGSFAPNGYGLFDMTGNTWEWTVDGWSDRHPAAPVSSCGCGPGGDTGPAIAPGTRVLKGGSHLCAPEYCLRYRPAARSPQTEDSATTHIGFRCVL, from the coding sequence ATGAGTGAAGCGCCAGTGGTGGAACTGGATGCCGGATCCTTTCTCATGGGATCCGACGACTTCTATCCGGAGGAGGGCCCTATGCACGAGGTCGAGGTTGCCCCCTTCGCCATCGATCGCTACGCGGTGACCAACCGGGAATTCGCGCAGTTTGTTGAGGAGACCTGTTATGTGACCGTGGCGGAGCGTGCGCCCGACCCAGAACAGTTCCCTGGCGCTGATCCTGCCGTGCTGGTTCCGGGGTCGCTGGTCTTCACCCCGACGGCGGGCCCTGTCGATCTGCGGGATTGGCGTCAGTGGTGGTCGTGGCGGCCGGGCGCGAGTTGGCGGCACCCGTTCGGTCCCGGGTCAAACATCGAGGGCAAGATGGAACACCCGGTTGTGCAGGTGTCCTTCGAAGACGCGACCACCTATGCCGGATGGGCGGGCAAGCGGTTACCGACTGAGAAGGAGTGGGAGTATGCAGCCCGTGGCGGAATACGCAGCGCCGTCTACGCCTGGGGAGATGAGCCGAACGAGCCACCAGGGCTAAAAGCGAATACGTGGCAGGGGCACTTCCCGTACCGCAATCATGGAGCTAATGGATGGGTAGGTACTGCGCCGGTTGGCAGCTTCGCACCGAACGGCTACGGCTTGTTTGATATGACCGGCAATACCTGGGAATGGACCGTGGACGGGTGGTCCGACCGACACCCGGCTGCCCCTGTGTCGAGTTGCGGTTGCGGACCCGGCGGTGACACGGGGCCCGCTATAGCGCCGGGTACCCGGGTGCTGAAGGGCGGCTCCCACTTATGTGCTCCTGAATACTGTCTGCGCTATAGGCCTGCCGCGCGATCACCCCAGACTGAGGACTCGGCAACCACGCACATCGGATTCCGTTGCGTGTTGTAA
- a CDS encoding TetR/AcrR family transcriptional regulator, with translation MAERRETSRREIVDAAWSIAREDGLAAVTLREVAARVGMRAPSLYTHFESRNAIFDAMFAQAWRDSLEQMEAGVVNAPRNGLRDFLKWNSRTFFEFCVSDPARYQLMNQRTIPGFEPTPESYAPSVTAWERFREELAPYGVTRTEDIDLYTALLGGLIDAQLANDPGGNRWGKLLDRAVDMYVDGLDLP, from the coding sequence TTGGCCGAAAGACGGGAGACTTCCCGCCGGGAAATCGTCGACGCCGCCTGGTCAATCGCACGCGAGGACGGACTGGCGGCCGTGACCCTGCGGGAGGTCGCGGCGCGCGTGGGCATGCGGGCGCCGTCGTTATATACCCACTTCGAATCCCGGAACGCCATCTTCGACGCTATGTTCGCCCAAGCCTGGCGTGACAGCCTTGAACAGATGGAAGCCGGCGTCGTCAACGCACCGCGAAACGGCCTCCGCGACTTCCTCAAATGGAACTCACGCACCTTCTTCGAGTTCTGCGTGAGCGACCCGGCGCGCTACCAGCTGATGAACCAGCGGACCATTCCCGGGTTCGAACCAACACCGGAGTCCTACGCGCCGTCCGTCACCGCCTGGGAACGGTTCCGCGAGGAGCTGGCGCCGTACGGCGTGACCCGCACCGAGGACATCGACCTCTACACCGCGCTGCTTGGCGGGCTCATCGACGCCCAACTCGCCAACGATCCCGGCGGCAACCGCTGGGGAAAACTGCTGGACCGCGCCGTCGATATGTACGTCGACGGCCTGGACCTACCCTGA